In Candidatus Roseilinea sp., one DNA window encodes the following:
- a CDS encoding putative RNA pseudouridine synthase produces MAVSTGLITLTAAQADRLDKVIVALLPMLSRSAAQRLIAQGRVRVDDVARDADFRVQPGQTILVDLPAPLPEAPQAEPIALDILYEDESVIVINKPAGIVVHPAPGNLRGTVVNAVLAYAPEVQAVGDARRPGIVHRLDKETSGLLLVARHETALHALQSQFKARAIKKTYLALCVGHVRPERGVIDRPIGRDPSSRRRMAIVPGGREAVTEYVVTEVFTPGSAAGAQYSLVRAHPLTGRTHQLRVHFASIGYPIVGDALYGVRKDELTRRLKPRHMLHASELTFVSPASGQSVKVHAPLPVDMRRVLEELSPPSSLDQ; encoded by the coding sequence GTGGCCGTGAGCACCGGCCTCATCACGCTAACCGCCGCGCAAGCCGATCGCCTCGACAAAGTCATCGTTGCGCTCTTGCCGATGTTGAGCCGGAGCGCAGCGCAGCGCCTCATCGCACAGGGACGCGTGCGCGTTGACGACGTCGCCCGCGACGCCGACTTCCGGGTACAGCCGGGGCAGACGATCTTAGTGGACTTGCCCGCGCCGCTGCCGGAAGCGCCCCAGGCCGAGCCAATCGCGCTCGACATCCTCTACGAAGACGAGAGCGTGATCGTGATCAACAAGCCGGCCGGCATCGTGGTGCACCCGGCGCCCGGCAACCTCCGTGGGACGGTGGTGAACGCCGTGCTGGCCTATGCGCCCGAGGTGCAGGCAGTGGGCGACGCGCGCCGGCCTGGCATTGTGCACCGGCTGGATAAGGAGACCAGCGGCCTACTGCTGGTCGCCCGCCACGAAACTGCGCTGCACGCGCTGCAGTCGCAGTTCAAGGCGCGTGCCATCAAGAAGACCTATCTGGCCCTATGCGTAGGGCACGTCCGTCCGGAGCGCGGCGTGATTGACCGCCCTATCGGACGCGACCCCAGCAGTCGTCGGCGCATGGCGATCGTTCCTGGCGGGCGCGAAGCCGTGACGGAGTACGTCGTGACGGAGGTATTCACGCCGGGCAGTGCCGCAGGCGCGCAGTACTCGCTGGTGCGCGCGCACCCGTTGACCGGGCGCACACACCAGTTGCGTGTGCATTTCGCCTCGATCGGCTATCCCATCGTGGGGGATGCACTGTATGGGGTGCGCAAGGATGAACTCACGCGCCGGCTGAAGCCGCGGCACATGCTGCATGCCAGCGAACTCACGTTCGTCTCGCCGGCTTCGGGGCAATCGGTGAAGGTGCACGCGCCGCTGCCTGTGGACATGCGGCGCGTGCTGGAGGAACTCAGCCCTCCTTCATCGCTCGATCAATGA
- a CDS encoding phosphoheptose isomerase has protein sequence MTLRMFINDYRMAFNATLDAIVPEQIEAVVEQVRLAFEEGRQIFIAGNGGSAATASHMACDLAKTTLGKGAHLPARRIRAIALTDNVPLLSAWGNDVGYECVFAEQLRNLANPGDLLVVISASGNSPNIIQAVQAARELGLRTLALLGFEGGAVRSMVDHSIVVHSTHYGHIEDAHSMLSHLITDYLKRFVQAN, from the coding sequence ATGACCCTGCGCATGTTCATCAACGACTACAGGATGGCGTTCAACGCCACGCTGGATGCCATCGTGCCGGAGCAAATCGAAGCCGTGGTGGAACAAGTTCGCTTGGCGTTCGAAGAGGGAAGACAGATCTTCATCGCCGGCAACGGCGGCAGCGCGGCCACTGCGTCCCACATGGCGTGCGATCTAGCCAAGACCACGCTGGGCAAGGGCGCGCATTTGCCCGCTCGGCGCATCCGCGCGATCGCGTTGACCGACAACGTCCCGCTGCTCTCGGCTTGGGGCAACGACGTAGGCTACGAGTGTGTGTTTGCCGAACAACTGCGCAACTTGGCCAACCCCGGCGATCTGCTCGTGGTGATCTCGGCCAGCGGCAACTCGCCGAACATCATCCAGGCCGTCCAGGCGGCGCGGGAGTTGGGCTTGCGCACCCTGGCGCTGCTCGGGTTCGAGGGCGGGGCGGTGCGCTCCATGGTGGATCACAGCATCGTCGTTCACAGCACGCACTACGGCCATATCGAGGACGCGCACAGCATGTTGAGCCACCTTATCACCGACTACCTCAAACGATTCGTGCAGGCAAATTGA
- the gmhB gene encoding D,D-heptose 1,7-bisphosphate phosphatase — MRPAIFLDRDGVIIENCEAYVRSWDDVSFIPAALEALRAVSRSDWAIVIATNQAAVGKGIITLELAHQINQRVVTEVVRCGGRIDAAYLCPHRPDEHCDCRKPKPGMLLRAARDLGLDLSRSVMIGDAITDMEAARAAGVRGILVMTGRGLSEWCTFADTPWFDVADDLACAVELLAPIERIAR; from the coding sequence ATGCGACCTGCCATCTTCCTCGACCGAGACGGCGTGATCATCGAGAATTGCGAAGCCTACGTTCGATCCTGGGACGACGTCAGTTTCATCCCTGCCGCGTTGGAGGCGCTGCGCGCGGTGTCACGCTCGGACTGGGCGATCGTCATTGCGACCAACCAGGCTGCGGTAGGCAAGGGGATCATCACGCTCGAACTTGCACATCAAATCAACCAGCGCGTCGTGACCGAAGTTGTTCGCTGCGGTGGACGCATTGACGCAGCTTATCTTTGCCCACACCGGCCGGACGAACATTGCGATTGTCGCAAGCCCAAACCCGGTATGCTGCTGCGCGCTGCACGCGATCTCGGCCTTGACCTGTCGCGGTCGGTGATGATAGGCGATGCGATTACCGATATGGAGGCGGCGCGCGCCGCCGGGGTGCGCGGCATATTGGTCATGACCGGCCGCGGCCTGTCGGAGTGGTGCACTTTTGCCGATACGCCGTGGTTCGACGTGGCGGACGATCTGGCCTGCGCCGTCGAGCTGCTGGCGCCGATCGAGAGGATCGCCCGATGA
- the rplT gene encoding 50S ribosomal protein L20, with the protein MARVKGGVKTRRRHNRVLAATKGQFGARHKHFRKANEARLHAMAYATRDRRNRRRELRSLWITRINAAARLNGTTYSKLIQALKAADVQLDRKILADLAVRDADAFAAVVRAVQA; encoded by the coding sequence ATGGCTAGAGTAAAGGGCGGCGTGAAGACACGCCGACGCCACAACCGCGTGCTCGCCGCGACCAAAGGCCAGTTCGGTGCGCGGCACAAGCACTTTCGCAAGGCCAACGAGGCGCGCTTGCACGCCATGGCCTATGCCACCCGCGACCGGCGCAATCGCCGCCGCGAGTTGCGCAGCCTATGGATCACCCGCATCAACGCTGCAGCGCGCTTGAACGGCACAACCTACAGCAAGCTCATCCAGGCCTTGAAGGCTGCCGATGTCCAACTCGATCGCAAGATCTTGGCCGATTTGGCGGTGCGCGACGCCGATGCCTTCGCTGCGGTCGTCAGAGCCGTACAGGCTTGA
- the rpmI gene encoding 50S ribosomal protein L35, with product MGKIKTHKSTSKRFKVTGSGKLMRTRQGKSHFRRKKPARVKALFVEMTEVEGKGIQKRIHKLAPYLKNK from the coding sequence ATGGGCAAGATCAAGACGCACAAGTCCACGTCCAAGCGCTTCAAGGTGACGGGGAGTGGCAAGCTGATGCGCACCCGGCAGGGGAAGAGCCACTTCCGGCGCAAGAAGCCGGCGCGCGTGAAAGCACTTTTCGTCGAGATGACCGAGGTAGAAGGCAAGGGCATCCAGAAACGCATTCATAAGCTCGCCCCGTATCTGAAGAACAAGTAG
- a CDS encoding glutamate dehydrogenase, with protein sequence MTIFDPLRSSSAMPAANGAESPALPQSRATEKKESAYATALAQFDRAAQILNLDPGLADTLRSCKRELTVNFPVKMDSGEVRRFTGYRVHHNTARGPTKGGIRYAPTVDLDEVRALAMWMTWKCAVVNIPYGGAKGGVVCNPKELSLRELEGLTRRYTTEISPFISPEGDIPAPDMGTNPQIMAWIMDTYSMHRGYSVPAIVTGKPINIGGSAGRFEATGRGILFTVREAYRTFGWDFDGISVVVQGFGNVGSITAQTAHEMGCKVIAVSDVQGGIYNPKGIDIPRLRRYMREHSTVQGFDGADKITNAELLELPCDVLVPAAMENQITRANADRIRARVVAEGANGPTTPEADEILMANNVLVIPDILCNAGGVVVSYFEWVQSLQQLFWEEDDVTHRLERIMVRSFHDVYEQSIRMNLDLRTSALVLGIGRVAEATQTRGLYP encoded by the coding sequence ATGACGATCTTCGACCCGTTGCGCTCGTCGTCGGCGATGCCGGCGGCGAATGGCGCCGAGTCGCCCGCGCTGCCGCAGAGCCGGGCGACCGAGAAGAAGGAGAGCGCATATGCTACGGCGCTCGCCCAGTTCGATCGCGCGGCCCAAATCCTCAACCTCGATCCTGGGCTGGCCGACACGTTACGTTCCTGCAAACGCGAACTTACCGTTAACTTCCCTGTGAAGATGGACAGCGGCGAAGTCCGTCGCTTCACGGGATACCGCGTCCACCACAATACGGCACGCGGGCCGACGAAGGGCGGCATCCGCTACGCGCCGACCGTTGACCTGGACGAGGTGCGCGCTTTGGCGATGTGGATGACGTGGAAGTGCGCTGTGGTGAACATCCCCTACGGCGGCGCGAAAGGCGGTGTGGTTTGCAATCCCAAAGAGCTATCGCTGCGCGAGTTGGAGGGGTTGACGCGCCGCTACACCACCGAGATTTCCCCCTTCATCAGCCCCGAAGGCGATATTCCAGCGCCGGATATGGGCACGAATCCGCAAATCATGGCGTGGATCATGGATACCTACTCCATGCACCGCGGCTATTCCGTGCCGGCCATTGTTACCGGCAAGCCGATCAACATCGGCGGCTCGGCGGGGCGCTTCGAGGCGACCGGGCGGGGCATCTTGTTCACCGTGCGCGAGGCCTATCGCACCTTCGGCTGGGATTTCGATGGCATCAGCGTGGTGGTGCAGGGCTTTGGCAACGTTGGCTCGATCACGGCGCAGACGGCCCACGAGATGGGATGCAAAGTGATCGCTGTGAGCGACGTCCAAGGCGGCATCTACAACCCCAAGGGCATAGATATCCCGCGCCTGCGCCGCTACATGCGCGAGCATTCGACCGTGCAAGGGTTCGACGGCGCCGACAAGATCACTAACGCCGAACTGCTCGAGCTACCCTGCGATGTGTTGGTGCCGGCGGCGATGGAGAACCAGATTACGCGCGCGAACGCCGATAGGATTAGAGCGCGCGTCGTTGCCGAGGGCGCGAACGGCCCGACTACGCCCGAAGCCGACGAGATCCTGATGGCGAACAACGTGCTCGTCATCCCCGACATCTTGTGCAACGCCGGCGGCGTCGTCGTCAGCTACTTCGAGTGGGTGCAGAGCTTGCAACAATTGTTCTGGGAAGAGGACGACGTCACCCACCGCTTGGAGCGCATCATGGTGCGCAGCTTCCACGACGTGTACGAGCAATCCATCCGCATGAATCTCGATCTGCGCACGAGCGCGCTGGTGCTCGGCATCGGTCGGGTGGCCGAGGCGACGCAAACGCGCGGCTTGTATCCGTAA
- a CDS encoding cytochrome P450 hydroxylase: protein MHLEIRGRNIRLNPRDPHFYNDPYPYYDAMRQLPQPFYWEDFDLWCFANWDDVNALLRDRRFGRQITHLRTREELGWPPIPEALKPFYDVDNATMIQMEPPDHTRLRGLVQKAFMARQIESLRPQIQALCDRLIDDMLARGEVDLLPAYATPIPVVTIANMLGVPVEMSDHLLNWSHAMVAMYELGRTAEQEHRAVQATQEFYAYLSGLVQARRHQPTDDLITRLIEAEDQGHRLTEHELISGCMQLLNAGHEATVNVIGNGVFALLTHHEQWKKLVANPSLSKSAAEELMRFDTPLHLFTRWVLDDLCWNGHTFKFGDTIALLLGAANRDPHRFVNPNTLDITRADNPHVSFGGGIHFCVGAPLARLELDVALSTLARRVPNLELMEQPEYRNAYHFHGLKSLRVRVLS from the coding sequence ATGCACTTGGAAATACGGGGCCGAAATATTCGGCTGAATCCGCGTGACCCGCACTTCTACAACGATCCCTATCCTTATTACGATGCGATGCGGCAACTGCCGCAGCCGTTCTACTGGGAAGACTTCGATCTGTGGTGCTTTGCGAACTGGGACGACGTGAATGCCTTGCTGCGCGACCGGCGCTTCGGCCGGCAGATCACCCATCTGCGCACACGCGAGGAGCTGGGCTGGCCGCCTATCCCCGAGGCACTCAAGCCGTTCTACGATGTGGACAACGCGACCATGATCCAGATGGAGCCGCCGGATCACACCCGGCTGCGCGGCTTGGTGCAGAAGGCCTTCATGGCGCGGCAGATCGAGAGCCTGCGTCCCCAGATTCAAGCGCTGTGTGACCGGCTGATTGACGATATGCTCGCGCGGGGCGAGGTGGACCTGCTGCCGGCCTACGCTACGCCGATCCCCGTCGTTACCATCGCCAACATGCTAGGCGTGCCGGTCGAGATGAGCGACCATTTGCTGAACTGGTCGCATGCGATGGTCGCGATGTATGAGCTGGGCCGAACGGCCGAGCAAGAGCACAGGGCGGTTCAAGCGACCCAAGAGTTCTACGCCTACCTGAGCGGGCTGGTGCAAGCAAGGCGACACCAACCGACCGACGATCTCATCACGCGGCTGATCGAGGCCGAGGATCAAGGTCACCGACTGACCGAGCACGAGTTGATCTCCGGCTGCATGCAACTGTTGAACGCCGGGCATGAAGCCACCGTGAACGTGATCGGCAACGGTGTGTTCGCATTACTGACCCATCACGAACAATGGAAAAAGCTGGTCGCCAATCCATCGCTCAGCAAGTCTGCCGCCGAGGAGCTGATGCGCTTCGACACGCCGCTGCATCTATTCACTCGCTGGGTGCTGGACGACTTATGCTGGAACGGGCACACCTTCAAGTTCGGCGACACGATCGCGCTGCTGCTGGGCGCTGCCAATCGCGACCCCCACCGATTTGTAAATCCGAATACGCTGGATATCACGCGTGCCGACAACCCGCACGTTTCGTTCGGCGGCGGCATCCATTTCTGCGTCGGTGCGCCGTTGGCCCGGCTCGAACTGGACGTCGCCTTGAGCACACTCGCCAGACGCGTTCCCAATTTAGAGCTGATGGAGCAGCCGGAGTATCGCAACGCCTACCACTTTCACGGGCTGAAGTCCTTGCGAGTCCGCGTGCTGAGCTAA
- a CDS encoding choloylglycine hydrolase, with translation MCTRVLLNKNKSFVISGRTMDWPTTTEPKLFVYPRSIKRSGAMFAGHVVVAENPAQWTSKYGSVVTSMYGLGTIDGLNERGLAVHCLNLSATDFGPRDPSKPGVNAALWAQFLLDRAANVKEALELQEAIQVTLVEARGRKATLHMALGDASGDSATIEYVEGRPLIHHGREYCVMTNAPPFDEQLALLAQQDFSNPSSAMALPGNVNAVDRFQRAAYWLAVLPDPQSERDAIAGTLAILRNTSVPFGAPYKGFGTYDTEYRAVSNCTAKRYFFELSNSPNVIWADLKKFDLQRGAPARVLDPDNINLAGDVSSKFKKLAKAPY, from the coding sequence ATGTGCACCCGAGTATTACTGAACAAGAACAAATCCTTCGTCATCAGCGGACGGACGATGGACTGGCCCACGACCACAGAGCCGAAGCTCTTCGTCTATCCGCGCAGCATCAAACGCAGCGGAGCGATGTTCGCCGGCCATGTGGTGGTGGCGGAAAACCCCGCGCAATGGACCTCGAAATACGGCAGCGTCGTCACCTCGATGTATGGCCTCGGCACGATTGACGGTCTGAACGAGCGTGGCCTGGCCGTTCACTGTCTCAACCTGAGCGCGACCGACTTCGGCCCGCGCGACCCGAGCAAGCCGGGGGTAAACGCTGCGCTGTGGGCGCAGTTCCTGCTCGACCGAGCAGCCAACGTCAAAGAGGCGCTCGAGCTGCAGGAGGCAATACAGGTCACCCTGGTCGAAGCGCGCGGTCGCAAAGCGACCCTGCACATGGCGCTGGGGGACGCCAGCGGCGACTCGGCTACCATCGAATACGTCGAGGGCAGGCCGCTCATCCACCACGGGCGCGAGTATTGCGTCATGACCAACGCCCCGCCCTTCGACGAGCAACTCGCGCTATTGGCGCAGCAGGACTTCTCCAATCCCTCGAGCGCGATGGCGTTGCCCGGCAATGTCAATGCGGTGGACCGATTCCAACGCGCAGCCTACTGGCTGGCCGTGTTGCCCGATCCCCAGAGTGAACGCGACGCCATCGCCGGCACGCTGGCTATTTTGCGCAATACGTCAGTTCCCTTCGGCGCGCCCTACAAAGGGTTTGGCACCTACGATACCGAGTATCGCGCGGTGTCCAACTGCACTGCGAAGCGCTACTTCTTCGAGCTGTCGAATAGCCCGAACGTGATCTGGGCAGATCTAAAGAAGTTCGACCTGCAACGCGGTGCGCCGGCCCGAGTGCTGGATCCAGACAACATCAACCTGGCAGGCGACGTGTCCTCGAAGTTCAAGAAACTGGCCAAAGCGCCGTACTAA